CTCGGCCGGGCGCAGCGCGTCGAGGCCGTCGCCCTGCTGGGCCGCGACGAGCGACAGCACACCGACGACCAGGCAGTTGTTGTGCAGTTCACCGGCGAGCACACCGCGTACGAGCTCGTCGAGGGGCACCCGGGCGAGCTCCATGTCGGACTCCTCCTCCTCGACCTCGAACCGCTCCCCCTCGGCCTCGGACAGATCGCGGGCCAGGAAGATCCGCACGGCTTCGTCGCAGCCACCGGGGGTGGTGTAGACGTCGGTGAGGACACGCCAGTCCTCGGCCTTGACGTGCGCCTCTTCGTAAAGCTCGCGCTGGGCGGCGTGCAGGGGGTTCTCACCGGGGATGTCGAGGAGGCCCGCGGGGATCTCCCAGAGCTTGTGGCGGACCGGGTGGCGGTACTGGCGGATGACCAGGACGCGGCCCGTGTCGTCGAGCGCGAGGACGGCCACGGAGCCCGGGTGGACCTGGTAGTCACGGCGGACGACCGAGCCGTCGGGCATGACCACGTCGTCGGTGCGGACGGAGGTCTTGTTTCCGACGAACGGGGTCTCCGTCGCCGTGACCTGCCACTCCTCGGCGGTGTCCTTGATCGTCATGTCGCCCTGTCCTCCCACACGTGCAAAAAGAAACCGGGGTGCGCGTCTCGTGGACACGCACCCCGGCAACCGTACAGCTCCGGTGTTACTTGCCGGACTTGCCGCCGGACTTCCGCTCGCCCTGCTGGCGCTCGACGGCGGCCTTCACCAGGCCCGCGAAGAGCGGGTGCGGGCGGGTCGGACGGGACCGCAGCTCGGGGTGGGCCTGCGTGGCCACCA
The sequence above is a segment of the Streptomyces sp. Je 1-369 genome. Coding sequences within it:
- a CDS encoding NUDIX domain-containing protein, whose protein sequence is MTIKDTAEEWQVTATETPFVGNKTSVRTDDVVMPDGSVVRRDYQVHPGSVAVLALDDTGRVLVIRQYRHPVRHKLWEIPAGLLDIPGENPLHAAQRELYEEAHVKAEDWRVLTDVYTTPGGCDEAVRIFLARDLSEAEGERFEVEEEESDMELARVPLDELVRGVLAGELHNNCLVVGVLSLVAAQQGDGLDALRPAEAPWPARPFDA